The Buchnera aphidicola (Pentalonia nigronervosa) DNA segment ACGATTTTTTTAAAAGAGAACAGTTACAAAGAATGGGTTTTGATTTGTTTTTAATAAAAATGTGTTTGTAATCAGGATATTGTCCTTCAATTAATTGAGCAGTGAAAACATATTTTTGTATATATATTCTAATATTTTTACTTCCAATTAAGACGTGTATTAATTGTTCTGGAACTTGAAGCAATTTATATAATTCGACGATTCCTGTTCTTTGTATGATAATTGAAAAGTCAGAAATATCGTTTTTTAACTGCAATTGTAACCTTGATAAACGATATCCATCAGTGGTAACACTGAATAGCAGTGTTCCTTTTTTCTCTAATAACATACCATTAAAATAATATCTTACATCTTGTTTTCCCATAGAAAATTCGGTTTTTTCTATCATATTTTTTAATTTTGATGCAGCAATAAAAAATTCTGACGTGTGATCGATAATATGATGATCAGGGAACATATCTACAGGTAAAGTGTTTAGTATATAGAAACTATTATCTGTAGTAATATGTATTTTATTATTTTCTAATTGTACTTCGATGTCTGCAGTGTGCAATGAATTTTTACAGATATCTAAAAGTTTTTTTCCAGAAACGGTTGTTGAACCTGGAACATGTTTATTTGATATTTTAATTTTAGATATTAACTCTACTTCTAAATTAGTAGTTGTTAATGATAATATCTCGTTTTTGACCTGAATTAATATATTTTCTAAAATCGGAAAGGCGGCGTTTTTACTTAACAATCGATTTACTTTTTGTAAATGTGTTGTTAAAATTTTATTTTTAATCGTAAATTTCATATAATTACACTGATAAAGTCTGAATTAAATTAAAAAAATCTTTTTGAATATTATAATTTTCTTTTCGTAGTTTCTGAATTTTACGACATGCATGTAAAACGGTTGTATGATCTCTTTTGTTAAAAGCATATCCAATTTCAGGTAAACTATGATTAGTTAGTTTTTTTGCTATTGCCATTGCTATTTGTCTTGATTGAACAATTGATCGTGAGCGTCGTCTAGATAATAAATCTGTAATAGTTATTTTATAATATTTAGCCACTGTTTTTTTTATTTTATCAATAGTGATAATTTTATTCTTTAAAACTAACATGTCTCGTAATACTTCACGAACAAAATCGATTGTAATAGTTTGATGTGTAAAATGTGCACTAATAATAATTCTATTGAGTGCGCCTTCTAATTCACGCACATTAGCTCTTAGGTGTTTTGCAATAAAAACTGCCACTTCATATGATAATACAATATTGTTTTCATTAGCTTTTTTAATTAATATAGCTGTTCTCGTTTCTAGTTCTGGAGGGTCTATAGCAACTGTTAATCCCCATCCGAATCTTGATTTTAATCGATCTTCCACGCCATCTATTTTTTTTGGATAACGGTCCGAAGTTAAAATAATTTGTTGATTACCTTCTAAAAGAGCATTAAATGTATGCAACAATTCTTCTTGTGATCGTTTTTTATGCGCAAAAAATTGAATATCATCAATGAGTAATGCGTCGACAGATCGATAATACAACTTAAATTGCTCGATAGCGTTGTTTTTTAATGCTTTTACCATATCTTGTACAAATCGTTCAGAATGCATATACATAATTTTTGTATTATATTTATATGATAAAATTCCATTACCTATTGCATGTAGTAAATGTGTTTTTCCTAATCCTGTCCCTCCGTATAAAAATAATGGATTATAAGAATTTCCTGGGTTTTTAGCTACTTGTGATGCCGCGGATCGTGCAAGTTGGTTTGATTTTCCTTCTATAAAATTTTCAAAAATATGTTTTTTATTAATGCTTAAACTGCAGGATATTTTTTTAAAAATTGGTATATTTTTTGGAATTAATAAATTGTTCTTGTTTAAAGAATATTTTAAAATATTGTTTTTTAGATTTTTTTCCTTAAAATTTTGATATACTTTAAGTGTTATTAACGGATAATTATGACCACAAATATCTTGTAATATTTTTTTAAAAAGAATCAAATATTTATCTTTAATCCAATCTAAAACAAATTTATTTGGAGCGTATATTTCTAAATTATTGTTGTTTGTTTTAGTCTTTAAGCAGCGTATCCAGATACTAAATTCAGTGATTGGCAGTTCGTTTTGTAATCGGTTGAGACACTGTTGCCAAAGAGAAAGTAACACGGTGAACTCCAAAGCAAGCAAAATTAGTTAAATAAATCTTAATAGGTTATTTTTTTTATATGAGATTAACATACATTTTATCTTATAAAAAAATAACTTAAAAGTTATATTCTGACGATAAAAGTGTATTATCTAAGACAAATAAATATTAAAACAATGTTTTAAACAGTACTATTAAGATACTGCATTTTACATTAAGACATAATCGTTATATGTATTATATTTTTTTAATAACATATCTGATATGATAAATATCATATTAAAATTTTATATAAATGAATATTTTTACGTGTTTAAT contains these protein-coding regions:
- the dnaA gene encoding chromosomal replication initiator protein DnaA gives rise to the protein MLLSLWQQCLNRLQNELPITEFSIWIRCLKTKTNNNNLEIYAPNKFVLDWIKDKYLILFKKILQDICGHNYPLITLKVYQNFKEKNLKNNILKYSLNKNNLLIPKNIPIFKKISCSLSINKKHIFENFIEGKSNQLARSAASQVAKNPGNSYNPLFLYGGTGLGKTHLLHAIGNGILSYKYNTKIMYMHSERFVQDMVKALKNNAIEQFKLYYRSVDALLIDDIQFFAHKKRSQEELLHTFNALLEGNQQIILTSDRYPKKIDGVEDRLKSRFGWGLTVAIDPPELETRTAILIKKANENNIVLSYEVAVFIAKHLRANVRELEGALNRIIISAHFTHQTITIDFVREVLRDMLVLKNKIITIDKIKKTVAKYYKITITDLLSRRRSRSIVQSRQIAMAIAKKLTNHSLPEIGYAFNKRDHTTVLHACRKIQKLRKENYNIQKDFFNLIQTLSV
- a CDS encoding DNA polymerase III subunit beta, coding for MKFTIKNKILTTHLQKVNRLLSKNAAFPILENILIQVKNEILSLTTTNLEVELISKIKISNKHVPGSTTVSGKKLLDICKNSLHTADIEVQLENNKIHITTDNSFYILNTLPVDMFPDHHIIDHTSEFFIAASKLKNMIEKTEFSMGKQDVRYYFNGMLLEKKGTLLFSVTTDGYRLSRLQLQLKNDISDFSIIIQRTGIVELYKLLQVPEQLIHVLIGSKNIRIYIQKYVFTAQLIEGQYPDYKHIFIKNKSKPILCNCSLLKKSLLRTSILTHDKFHGVEIKISHGQFKVLSSNTTEEVAEDSFSINYSGNNIEISVNVYYILDVLNAISSENILLFINQSQSLIQIEPENNSFITYVIMLLKR